The Parabacteroides sp. AD58 genome includes a window with the following:
- a CDS encoding pyridoxamine 5'-phosphate oxidase family protein codes for MPETTMNEDITLRDVADYLDSIGIQFMATIGLDGKPKVRPMQYMVLEDGKLWFCTNAKKEVYAELQANPSLELCGCKLEENEIQTPWIRFSAEAVFEERQDIRDAIIEKSAIVHELYKDMRNNPIFKVFYLKNIDGWMTNLGHVKGLEQKAEFARPVHFRF; via the coding sequence ATGCCAGAAACGACAATGAACGAAGATATTACCCTGCGCGATGTAGCCGATTATCTCGATAGCATCGGCATTCAGTTTATGGCTACCATCGGTCTGGATGGCAAGCCGAAAGTACGCCCCATGCAATACATGGTTTTGGAAGACGGGAAATTGTGGTTCTGTACCAATGCAAAGAAGGAGGTATATGCTGAACTCCAGGCCAATCCATCTCTCGAACTCTGCGGATGCAAGCTGGAGGAAAACGAGATCCAGACACCTTGGATCCGCTTTTCAGCCGAAGCCGTCTTTGAAGAACGCCAGGACATCCGGGATGCCATCATCGAGAAGAGCGCCATCGTACACGAGCTCTATAAGGATATGCGCAACAACCCCATCTTCAAGGTATTTTATTTGAAGAACATCGACGGATGGATGACCAACTTAGGCCATGTGAAAGGGCTGGAACAGAAAGCTGAATTTGCCAGACCCGTCCATTTCCGGTTCTGA
- a CDS encoding YczE/YyaS/YitT family protein, which produces MTRKDKIISFAWQHGLLFIALYIMTLGISLCVKSMLGASVISVLPYVFHDAGTSGLTPALSIGQYTFLMNALLVVGQISVLRRKFDPVQLFQLLVGFVFGMLIDLNLFLISWLQPEAIWEKAVAQLAGCTVLAVGVALEVRCGSVTMPGEGFPVALSHVTGIEFPKVKIAVDVSLVLLGVVCSYIFFGKWQWHIIGPGTLFAMYYVGWTVRIVSHHLHWFDRLLRYRPGFRRYIYGLARYIYRK; this is translated from the coding sequence ATGACAAGAAAAGATAAGATAATCTCGTTTGCATGGCAACATGGGCTGCTGTTCATAGCCCTTTACATCATGACGTTAGGTATTTCCCTCTGCGTTAAAAGCATGTTGGGAGCCAGTGTCATCAGTGTATTGCCCTACGTGTTTCATGATGCGGGAACAAGCGGACTGACTCCGGCCCTGAGTATCGGACAATATACTTTCCTGATGAATGCCCTGCTGGTAGTTGGCCAGATAAGTGTACTTCGCCGAAAGTTCGATCCGGTTCAGCTCTTCCAGCTGCTTGTCGGTTTTGTGTTCGGAATGCTGATCGATCTGAACCTCTTCCTTATCTCCTGGCTGCAACCGGAAGCGATCTGGGAGAAAGCCGTCGCCCAACTGGCCGGATGCACGGTTTTAGCTGTCGGCGTCGCACTCGAAGTGAGATGCGGAAGTGTCACTATGCCAGGAGAAGGGTTTCCCGTTGCCCTCAGCCATGTGACAGGCATCGAATTCCCGAAAGTCAAGATTGCAGTCGATGTCTCGCTTGTACTTTTAGGTGTTGTCTGCAGTTACATCTTTTTCGGGAAATGGCAATGGCACATCATCGGGCCGGGTACGCTGTTTGCCATGTATTATGTGGGATGGACCGTGCGTATTGTCAGTCATCACCTGCACTGGTTCGACCGCCTGCTCAGATACCGGCCAGGCTTCCGGAGATATATTTACGGACTGGCGAGGTATATTTACCGGAAATAG
- a CDS encoding AlkZ-related protein yields the protein MEKELIDSCPKLIEYIEEVGFLPLLPMGIAGWSAEEVTDEDCHYTQLPDGGWEWPLWEWKGSILQESGCAYGKFFNGKAAFISREWWPDFCNYRRSIFPYPEEGSIEETILFTLKHNGSLITRELRAACGFTGPKMRSRFDAYVTRLEMGSYVVTEDFVYPRDRHGREYGWGWSLLTTPETLFGREACHPDRSPQESRERILGQLRKILPNEPEKVFAALLK from the coding sequence ATGGAAAAAGAACTCATTGACTCTTGCCCCAAACTGATTGAGTACATCGAAGAGGTCGGTTTTCTGCCTCTGCTGCCGATGGGAATCGCCGGATGGTCGGCCGAAGAAGTAACCGACGAAGATTGCCATTATACCCAACTGCCCGATGGCGGATGGGAATGGCCGCTTTGGGAATGGAAAGGCTCTATCCTGCAGGAAAGTGGCTGCGCATACGGCAAGTTCTTTAACGGCAAGGCGGCATTCATCAGCCGCGAATGGTGGCCCGACTTCTGCAATTATCGCCGGAGCATCTTTCCTTATCCGGAAGAAGGAAGCATTGAAGAGACCATTCTCTTCACCCTGAAACACAACGGCAGCCTGATTACAAGGGAACTGCGTGCGGCCTGCGGCTTCACGGGGCCGAAGATGCGAAGCCGTTTCGACGCGTACGTCACCCGGCTGGAAATGGGCAGTTATGTGGTTACAGAAGACTTTGTCTATCCGCGCGACCGCCACGGACGGGAATATGGTTGGGGCTGGTCACTGCTCACCACGCCCGAAACGCTGTTTGGACGCGAAGCCTGTCATCCCGACCGTTCTCCGCAGGAATCGCGTGAACGGATACTCGGCCAGCTCCGGAAGATCCTGCCGAACGAACCAGAGAAAGTATTTGCGGCTTTACTGAAATAA
- a CDS encoding AEC family transporter, with protein sequence MDAIVTQMIILFILVIVGYYLSKKKMMDADFDRKLSRVVINVTCPSLILSSVMGDTLPDKELILPLLVVGFFTYVILIGAGFLLPRYLPVKPSERGIYSFMLAFGNVGFIGYPIVASIFGASAVFYASILNFPSTLLIFVFGTLFISGGEGKMRFDWSTLYCPPMIASYLSILIVVTGWVPPRVISTPFILLGNVTVPAALLIIGSSIAQVPIRRMFGNVAIYLMSALRLILIPLVILYLSRLCQVDEAIANINVVLAAMPVASYGTLFCIQYQRGEIIMAEGTFLTTLLSVLSIPLLTAFL encoded by the coding sequence ATGGATGCAATCGTTACACAGATGATTATCCTGTTTATTCTGGTAATCGTCGGTTATTATTTGAGTAAGAAGAAGATGATGGATGCGGATTTCGACCGCAAACTTTCGAGAGTTGTTATTAACGTGACGTGTCCCAGCCTGATCCTTTCGTCGGTGATGGGCGACACGCTCCCCGACAAGGAGCTGATTCTTCCCCTGCTTGTGGTGGGCTTTTTCACTTATGTCATTCTGATTGGGGCCGGATTCCTGCTCCCGCGTTACTTACCCGTCAAACCGTCGGAACGGGGTATCTACAGTTTCATGCTGGCTTTTGGTAATGTGGGTTTCATCGGTTATCCGATCGTGGCTTCCATTTTCGGAGCCAGTGCGGTGTTCTACGCCAGCATCCTCAACTTTCCCAGTACGCTGCTGATCTTCGTGTTCGGAACCTTGTTCATCTCGGGAGGTGAGGGCAAGATGCGTTTCGACTGGAGCACGCTTTATTGTCCGCCCATGATAGCATCATATCTGTCCATTCTGATTGTGGTGACAGGCTGGGTTCCGCCCCGTGTCATCAGTACTCCGTTTATCCTGCTCGGAAACGTCACCGTGCCGGCTGCCCTGCTGATTATCGGTTCGTCGATTGCCCAGGTTCCCATCCGCCGGATGTTCGGCAATGTGGCCATCTATCTGATGTCGGCCTTGCGCCTGATACTGATTCCGCTGGTTATACTTTATCTCTCAAGGCTTTGTCAGGTCGACGAGGCTATTGCCAATATCAATGTCGTGTTGGCCGCCATGCCGGTGGCTTCGTATGGAACCTTGTTCTGCATCCAGTATCAGCGGGGTGAGATCATCATGGCTGAAGGCACATTCCTGACCACCTTGCTCTCAGTGTTGAGTATTCCGTTGCTGACGGCGTTTCTGTAG